AGTAAGAAAGTTAGGATGAAATTATTCTTTCAATAAGAAATGGTTAGTGACTGAATGGGCCGGATTACACTGATAAGCCGGTCAGCTTTTCGCCAATAATGACCGTATCTTTCGTTCAACATAGCTTGGATAGCAGGGTTTTTCCACATACTCATCGGCGCCGGCCTCAAAACCGACAAGACGATCAAATTCACTATCCCTGCCGGTCACCATAATTATTTTGATGTTCTTGGTGGCCGCATCACTTTTCAGTTTTTTACAGATATCACGGCCGTCCATTTTGGGCATCCCGATATCAAGCAGAAGAACGTCGGGACATACTTGTTTCGCCATTAAATACGCTTCTTCTCCGTCATAGGCGTGAAGCACTTCAAACCCGAGGTTGGCAAGTGTTTTCCCATACATTATGTGGGCAGTCCGATCGTCGTCGGCAATCATAATTTTTTTGCCGAAAGTCATATCTTCCTCAACTTTAAGCGTTTGCGATATTGAGTCCATCGTGCTCTCCTTTGTATTTTTGGGCAAACTGTATGAAGGTCTCTACTTCCGATAAAAACTGCGTAAAAACCGGGGGTATTTCATCGTGGGCAGCGCGGTCTCCTAACGCTTCAAGCTTCTTTGCGATAGCGGAAAGTTTAAAAGCGGCTACATTTGCGGCAGCCCCTTTGATGGAGTGCGCTTCATTCCGTATTGTTTTACAATCTCCAGCAGACACTGCCTGCTGCAAGATGCTTTTCTGCGTCGAAAGGCTCTCCGAGAAACTGTCAAACAGAGCCAGGATAATCTCCTGATCGCCTTCCATTTCTTTAAATAGTTTTTCCATAT
This window of the Desulfobulbaceae bacterium genome carries:
- a CDS encoding response regulator, translating into MDSISQTLKVEEDMTFGKKIMIADDDRTAHIMYGKTLANLGFEVLHAYDGEEAYLMAKQVCPDVLLLDIGMPKMDGRDICKKLKSDAATKNIKIIMVTGRDSEFDRLVGFEAGADEYVEKPCYPSYVERKIRSLLAKS